One Megasphaera elsdenii DSM 20460 genomic window carries:
- the clpB gene encoding ATP-dependent chaperone ClpB: MGNEKYTQKVIEAFQSAQQIAALHYNQELSSVHMLMGLTKEPEGLLNTIFSECHTDVPMLQARLEQLLKKIPSVKGSSQLSMSTEMVRVIGKAQQLADSMHDEYISTEHILMGIVSESDDEVQQLCREFGLTQDKIMSTIKANRKANVNSDNPEENYKALEKYGRDLTAAARQNKLDPVIGRDDEIRRTIEILSRRRKNNPVLIGEPGVGKTAIVEGLARRIVSGDVPESLKNKTLYSLDMGSLIAGAKYRGEFEERLKSVLNEIAKSDGQILLFIDEIHTVVGAGASEGSMDAGNILKPMLARGDLRCIGATTLNEYQKYIEKDAALERRFQPVMVDQPSVEDTITILRGLKERYEVHHGVRIRDKALVAAAVLSDRYISDRFLPDKAIDLVDEAAAKLRTEIESMPTPIDELRHKIMQLEIEEQSLNKETDDASKERLAKITETKNELKEKESKLKAQWDKEKQSILRTQGLKKEIDAVKSDMAQAERNYDLAKASELKYGKLPELQKQLKEQEAYLAEHQDSQLLKEEVGEEDIAQVVSRWTGIPVTKMMTGEREKLLHLDETLHKRVVGQDDAVRVVSDAIIRARAGIKDPNRPIGSFIFLGPTGVGKTELAKTLAEALFDDERNIIRIDMSEYMEKHTVSRLIGAPPGYVGYDEGGQLTEAVRRRPYSVILLDEIEKAHPDIFNVLLQILDDGRLTDGKGRVVNFKNTIIIMTSNLGSHEILESKDYDEANAKVRELLKQYFRPEFLNRVDDIVVFKALQKDQVRNIAAILLERLGKRLEKQVKIHLTWTDEALQELADKGFDPQFGARPLRRLITHTVETALSRDIIAGTIREGDTVTIGYDGNNFTFTPMRVHAA, encoded by the coding sequence ATGGGAAACGAAAAATATACGCAAAAGGTCATCGAAGCCTTCCAGTCTGCCCAGCAGATCGCCGCGCTCCATTATAACCAGGAACTCTCATCGGTCCATATGCTCATGGGCTTGACAAAAGAACCGGAAGGCCTGCTCAACACGATTTTCTCGGAATGTCATACCGACGTCCCCATGCTCCAGGCCCGCTTGGAACAGTTACTGAAGAAGATTCCGTCCGTCAAGGGCTCCAGCCAGTTGTCCATGTCGACGGAAATGGTCCGTGTCATCGGCAAAGCCCAGCAGTTGGCAGACTCTATGCACGATGAATACATCAGCACGGAACACATCCTCATGGGTATCGTCAGCGAAAGCGACGACGAAGTCCAGCAGTTGTGCCGTGAATTCGGATTGACGCAGGACAAAATCATGAGTACCATCAAGGCTAACCGCAAGGCTAACGTCAACAGTGATAACCCGGAAGAAAACTACAAGGCCCTGGAAAAATACGGCCGCGATCTGACCGCCGCTGCCCGCCAGAACAAACTGGATCCGGTCATCGGCCGTGATGATGAAATCCGCCGTACCATCGAAATCCTGTCCCGCCGTCGTAAGAACAACCCGGTCCTCATCGGTGAACCTGGTGTCGGCAAGACGGCTATCGTCGAAGGGTTGGCCCGCCGTATCGTCAGCGGTGACGTTCCGGAATCGCTGAAAAACAAGACCCTCTACTCCCTCGATATGGGCTCCCTCATCGCCGGTGCCAAATACCGTGGCGAATTTGAAGAACGACTCAAATCGGTCCTCAATGAAATCGCCAAATCCGACGGCCAGATCCTTCTCTTCATCGATGAAATCCACACCGTCGTCGGCGCTGGCGCTTCGGAAGGCTCCATGGATGCCGGCAACATCCTGAAACCGATGCTGGCCCGTGGTGACCTGCGCTGCATCGGCGCTACGACCCTCAATGAATACCAGAAATACATCGAAAAAGATGCCGCTTTGGAACGTCGTTTCCAGCCGGTCATGGTTGACCAGCCGTCGGTCGAAGACACAATCACCATTCTCCGTGGCCTGAAAGAACGTTACGAAGTCCATCATGGCGTCCGCATCCGTGATAAGGCCCTGGTCGCTGCCGCTGTCCTGTCGGACCGCTACATTTCCGACCGCTTCCTGCCGGATAAGGCCATCGACCTCGTCGACGAAGCCGCAGCCAAACTGCGTACGGAAATCGAATCCATGCCGACGCCGATTGACGAACTGCGCCATAAGATCATGCAGCTGGAAATCGAAGAACAGTCCCTGAACAAAGAAACGGACGACGCTTCCAAAGAACGGCTGGCTAAGATCACGGAAACGAAGAATGAATTGAAAGAAAAGGAAAGCAAGCTCAAAGCCCAGTGGGATAAAGAAAAACAGTCCATCCTGCGCACCCAGGGCTTGAAGAAAGAAATCGACGCCGTCAAGAGTGACATGGCCCAGGCCGAACGCAACTACGATCTGGCCAAAGCTTCGGAACTGAAGTACGGCAAACTGCCGGAATTGCAGAAACAGTTGAAAGAACAGGAAGCCTACCTGGCGGAACACCAGGATTCGCAGCTCCTCAAAGAAGAAGTCGGCGAAGAAGATATCGCTCAGGTCGTCAGCCGCTGGACCGGCATCCCGGTCACTAAGATGATGACCGGCGAACGGGAAAAACTCCTGCACCTCGACGAAACGTTGCATAAACGGGTCGTCGGCCAGGACGATGCCGTCCGCGTCGTCAGCGATGCCATTATCCGTGCCCGTGCCGGTATCAAAGACCCGAACCGTCCGATCGGTTCCTTCATCTTCCTCGGCCCGACCGGTGTCGGCAAGACCGAACTGGCCAAGACTTTGGCAGAAGCCCTCTTCGATGATGAACGTAACATCATCCGCATCGATATGTCGGAATACATGGAAAAGCATACCGTATCCCGTCTGATCGGGGCTCCTCCGGGATATGTCGGCTATGATGAAGGGGGCCAGCTCACGGAAGCCGTCCGCCGTCGTCCGTACAGCGTCATTCTCCTCGATGAAATCGAAAAGGCCCATCCGGATATCTTCAACGTCCTGTTGCAGATTCTCGACGATGGCCGCCTGACCGATGGCAAAGGCCGTGTGGTCAACTTCAAGAACACCATCATCATCATGACCAGTAACCTCGGCTCTCACGAAATCCTCGAATCGAAGGACTACGACGAAGCCAATGCGAAAGTCCGCGAACTGCTCAAACAGTACTTCCGTCCGGAATTTCTCAACCGTGTTGACGACATCGTCGTCTTCAAAGCGCTCCAGAAAGACCAGGTACGCAACATCGCCGCTATCCTCTTGGAACGCCTCGGCAAGCGTCTGGAAAAACAGGTCAAGATCCACCTCACCTGGACCGACGAAGCCTTACAGGAATTGGCAGACAAAGGGTTCGACCCGCAGTTCGGTGCCCGTCCGCTGCGCCGCCTGATCACGCATACCGTCGAAACGGCCCTGAGCC
- a CDS encoding tetratricopeptide repeat protein — MDEKERKAFEGDAFAQCAMGDDYFFEAFDADIEYKDVLYKKALYWYHRAAQKGHAASQYNLAYQYEHGLGTDTDMEQAVYWYRRAANQGYGTAENNLGHLYETGNGLPQDYGLALHWYGRAARHDDADGQCNTAIMYQFGYAGPRDYDKAAYWYAQAAKKGNAIAQNNLGYLYETGRGVPQDWELAARWYYEAAMAGDGPAQNNLGVLYRDGHGVRHDLCQAVYWFAQSAASGYKEGMKNYAHALEKGEGVEKDTVEAAYWRQKGKK; from the coding sequence ATGGATGAAAAAGAACGGAAAGCGTTTGAAGGCGACGCCTTTGCCCAATGCGCTATGGGCGACGATTATTTCTTTGAAGCTTTCGATGCCGATATAGAATATAAAGATGTTTTATATAAGAAGGCCCTGTACTGGTACCACCGGGCTGCCCAGAAAGGACACGCGGCCAGTCAGTATAACCTGGCCTATCAGTATGAACACGGACTGGGGACGGATACCGACATGGAACAGGCCGTGTACTGGTACCGCCGGGCGGCCAATCAGGGGTATGGCACGGCCGAAAACAACCTGGGCCATCTCTACGAAACGGGGAACGGCCTGCCCCAGGATTATGGACTGGCTTTGCACTGGTACGGCCGGGCTGCCCGCCATGATGACGCCGACGGCCAGTGCAATACGGCCATCATGTACCAGTTCGGCTATGCCGGCCCGCGGGATTATGACAAGGCCGCCTACTGGTATGCCCAGGCGGCCAAAAAGGGCAATGCCATTGCCCAGAACAACCTGGGATACCTTTACGAAACGGGCCGCGGTGTCCCGCAGGACTGGGAACTGGCAGCCCGCTGGTACTATGAAGCCGCCATGGCCGGAGACGGGCCGGCCCAGAATAATCTGGGCGTACTCTACCGCGACGGTCACGGCGTCCGCCACGACCTTTGCCAGGCCGTCTATTGGTTCGCCCAGTCGGCGGCTTCCGGGTACAAGGAAGGCATGAAGAATTATGCCCATGCCCTGGAAAAAGGCGAAGGCGTAGAAAAAGACACGGTCGAAGCGGCCTATTGGCGGCAGAAGGGAAAGAAATAG
- the cas3 gene encoding CRISPR-associated helicase Cas3': protein MGNYIGHTSEDGRQQLLIDHLKGTSLLAERFASVFDAPEWGRMAGLYHDIGKYSAAFQRRILEDGPLVDHSTAGALLMKKVKNVPLAFCIASHHSGLLNTGTKLSKVDDGTLMGRLKKELKGKLDYSAYRQELPEPVPIRKAPAFLYGKDQFYYSFFIRMLFSCLVDADFLDTERFVNDGKVQRGGFATMEELHDLFFAYYATFGKPTTPINQKRQEIYQQCLDAAEKEPGMFSLTVPTGGGKTLSSLAFALKHAIKYKKQRIIYIIPYTSIIEQTADIFRNILGDGNVIEHHMNVDYDKDYDKNYDDDKKEDDGLNRKKLATENWDAPVIVTTNVQFFESLFAAKTSRCRKVHNIANSVLIFDEAQMLPEPYLRPCIRSMGELVANYRCTAVLCTATQPSLETYFSRIGEDLKVREICPDTQDLYGFFRRVTYRFMDVDSLESLAAQLKEHEQVLCVTNSKKDARDLYQMMAGDGCYHLSTFMYPAHRRRVLAIIRQRLQEGLPCRVISTSLIQAGVDVDFPVVYREIAGLDSIIQTGGRCNREGKQRTEDSIVSIYDLPKPMNRIPAFVRRPIEITQMVAKDHADIASAESIKAYFDQLHYTLGEDQLDSKDVLKRLEVNKPAFTEIAKDFKLIEEDSRTVFIPIDDDLDNQKILAQLRSGVCNRSILRKANQYMVGVYENQFRKLEETNKLEALEFGLYVLTDPAAYDPDTGLVVNMEDGIGIFL from the coding sequence ATGGGAAACTATATTGGGCATACTAGCGAAGACGGACGACAGCAACTGCTGATAGACCATTTGAAAGGGACCAGCCTTTTGGCCGAACGATTTGCCAGTGTGTTTGATGCGCCCGAATGGGGAAGGATGGCTGGATTATATCATGACATCGGGAAATATAGTGCGGCTTTCCAGCGACGGATCCTGGAAGATGGGCCGCTGGTCGATCATTCTACAGCCGGTGCCTTGCTGATGAAGAAAGTAAAGAATGTTCCTTTGGCTTTCTGTATTGCCAGTCATCACAGTGGCCTCCTCAATACGGGAACGAAATTATCAAAAGTCGATGACGGTACCCTGATGGGGCGGCTGAAAAAAGAATTGAAGGGCAAACTGGACTATTCGGCTTATCGCCAGGAACTGCCTGAACCCGTACCGATTCGCAAGGCGCCGGCCTTTTTATACGGAAAAGACCAGTTCTATTATTCCTTCTTCATCCGCATGCTTTTTTCCTGTTTAGTCGATGCCGATTTTTTGGATACGGAGCGATTCGTAAACGATGGCAAAGTGCAGCGCGGCGGATTCGCGACGATGGAGGAACTTCACGATTTATTTTTCGCGTATTATGCAACTTTTGGAAAACCCACTACGCCTATCAATCAAAAACGGCAGGAAATTTATCAGCAATGTCTGGATGCGGCTGAAAAAGAGCCAGGTATGTTTAGTCTGACCGTTCCGACCGGTGGCGGTAAGACCTTGTCTTCCTTGGCTTTTGCCTTGAAACATGCTATAAAATACAAGAAACAGCGGATTATTTATATCATCCCCTATACTTCGATTATTGAACAGACTGCCGATATTTTCCGTAATATTCTAGGGGATGGTAACGTCATCGAACACCATATGAATGTCGATTACGATAAAGATTACGATAAAAATTACGACGATGACAAAAAGGAAGATGATGGCTTGAACCGCAAAAAGCTGGCGACTGAAAATTGGGATGCGCCCGTCATTGTGACGACAAATGTGCAGTTTTTTGAATCCCTCTTTGCGGCTAAGACCAGCCGGTGCCGCAAGGTACATAATATTGCCAATAGCGTCCTCATCTTTGATGAAGCACAGATGCTCCCTGAGCCTTATTTGCGGCCTTGCATCCGCAGCATGGGCGAATTGGTGGCTAATTATCGTTGTACGGCAGTATTGTGTACGGCAACGCAGCCGAGTTTGGAAACGTATTTTTCCCGGATCGGAGAAGACCTGAAAGTGCGGGAAATCTGTCCGGATACCCAAGACTTGTATGGATTTTTCAGGCGCGTCACTTATCGATTCATGGATGTAGATTCCCTGGAATCCTTGGCGGCGCAGCTGAAAGAGCATGAGCAGGTCCTGTGTGTCACTAATTCCAAGAAGGACGCTCGGGACTTGTATCAGATGATGGCGGGCGATGGATGTTATCATTTGTCGACCTTCATGTATCCGGCTCATCGGCGCCGTGTCTTAGCCATCATCCGTCAGCGCCTTCAGGAGGGCTTGCCCTGCCGGGTCATTTCGACCAGCTTGATCCAGGCTGGTGTCGATGTCGATTTCCCTGTCGTTTATCGTGAAATTGCGGGCCTGGATAGTATCATACAGACCGGCGGCCGCTGCAATCGGGAGGGGAAACAGCGGACAGAAGACAGCATCGTATCTATTTATGATTTGCCTAAACCTATGAACCGGATTCCGGCTTTCGTGCGGCGCCCTATCGAAATAACCCAGATGGTGGCGAAGGACCATGCCGACATAGCCAGTGCAGAGAGTATTAAAGCGTATTTCGACCAGCTCCATTATACGCTTGGCGAAGACCAGCTGGACAGTAAAGATGTGTTAAAACGATTAGAAGTGAATAAACCGGCCTTTACAGAGATTGCAAAAGATTTCAAACTGATAGAAGAAGACAGCCGGACCGTTTTTATTCCTATAGATGATGACCTGGACAACCAGAAAATCCTGGCACAATTGAGAAGCGGTGTTTGCAACCGGTCCATACTCCGTAAGGCGAATCAATATATGGTCGGCGTCTATGAGAATCAGTTCAGGAAACTAGAGGAAACGAATAAGCTGGAAGCGTTGGAGTTTGGATTGTATGTACTAACGGATCCGGCAGCATATGATCCGGATACGGGGCTCGTCGTCAATATGGAAGATGGAATAGGCATCTTTTTATAA
- the cas5c gene encoding type I-C CRISPR-associated protein Cas5c, translating to MAIRVEVWGDYALFSRPEMKTERVSYDVMTPSAARGIIEAIYWHPGLKWIIDKIYVLSPIRFTNIRRNEVKAKASARAAKQAMTKKNVDLYLSTKEEIQQRASMVLCKVHYVIEAHFELTDKANASDNAGKFQDIIRRRLKRGQCYHTPYFGCREFPVNFREYEFDSVPTAYAGEDKELGYMLYDMDYSDLQHIRPMFFKATLHNGVLDLRDCEVHS from the coding sequence ATGGCAATACGAGTAGAAGTTTGGGGAGATTATGCCTTATTCTCCCGGCCGGAAATGAAAACAGAACGCGTCAGTTATGATGTCATGACGCCGTCTGCGGCACGAGGCATCATTGAGGCGATTTATTGGCATCCCGGACTCAAATGGATTATTGATAAAATCTATGTCCTCAGTCCTATCCGGTTCACCAATATCCGCCGCAATGAAGTCAAGGCAAAGGCCAGCGCCAGAGCGGCCAAGCAGGCGATGACTAAGAAAAATGTGGACTTGTATTTGAGTACGAAAGAAGAAATCCAGCAGCGGGCTTCTATGGTACTGTGCAAGGTGCATTATGTCATCGAAGCGCATTTTGAACTGACCGATAAGGCCAATGCTTCTGACAATGCTGGAAAGTTCCAGGATATCATCCGCCGCCGCTTGAAGCGGGGACAATGTTATCATACGCCTTATTTTGGCTGCCGGGAATTTCCTGTCAATTTCCGGGAATACGAATTTGACAGTGTGCCGACAGCCTATGCCGGGGAAGATAAGGAATTAGGCTATATGCTGTATGACATGGATTATTCCGATTTACAGCACATACGGCCTATGTTCTTCAAAGCGACCTTACATAATGGGGTCCTGGATTTGCGGGATTGTGAGGTGCACTCATGA
- the cas8c gene encoding type I-C CRISPR-associated protein Cas8c/Csd1 — MILQSLVAYYETLARQGAIAKPGWGDYKISYAVNLNQQGEVIGILSLEKEVMRGKKTVSVPTVHMLPEGVKKSSGIRPQFLWANAAYCLGLPKDMKTADMAEDAAAKWEKEKKRSIACFEAMKKYHLDILEAVHTPSAEALKRFFTTWKPETAENHPVLKPYLATNLLTANVMYAVEGVFVKDDETIRAAWDAHYNQPSADAVEGQCLVTGKIAPIARIHPNIKGVRGAQSSGASLVSFNADAFESYGHSGGQCYNAPVSEHAAFAYTTALNQLIADEKHCKVIGNTTVVYWAADGEEAYQDLLHSAVFEDDDTIDDETLDALFSHIQKGMPFDFQGVPIHPDTPFYILGLSPNAARLSVRFFLQDTFGHFIDHVRKHYERLEIVMPQQYRAYLPLGRLLGVTVNPKRKDTKGKPDKKYEKASPLLAGAVMRSILSDTPYPQALYNSVMLRVKADQDDKDNYIYKISAEKAAIIKACLLKNFPKGEEVTVALNEESTNTAYVLGRLFSVLEQIQEKAHEKDNGRGKVPDSEKNRKGINSTIKDRFFNSAAATPGWVFPILLKMANHHLRKLNDRKGLKIELEKMVTELEGKIEMNGQPIPARMNLNDQGLFILGYYHQTQKRYMKKEEK, encoded by the coding sequence ATGATTTTACAATCGTTGGTAGCGTATTATGAAACCTTAGCCCGGCAGGGAGCTATTGCCAAGCCGGGGTGGGGGGACTATAAGATTTCCTATGCTGTCAATCTGAATCAGCAGGGCGAAGTCATCGGAATCCTATCCTTAGAAAAAGAAGTGATGCGGGGGAAAAAGACGGTATCCGTACCTACGGTCCATATGCTGCCGGAAGGCGTGAAAAAATCGTCGGGTATCCGGCCGCAGTTCCTGTGGGCCAATGCCGCTTATTGCCTGGGGCTGCCTAAAGACATGAAGACAGCGGATATGGCAGAAGATGCGGCAGCTAAATGGGAAAAAGAGAAAAAACGGAGTATAGCTTGTTTTGAAGCGATGAAAAAATATCATTTGGATATCTTAGAAGCTGTCCACACGCCGTCAGCAGAGGCATTGAAGCGGTTCTTTACGACGTGGAAGCCGGAAACAGCAGAAAATCATCCCGTGTTGAAACCCTATCTGGCCACCAACCTGTTGACAGCCAATGTAATGTATGCCGTCGAAGGTGTCTTTGTCAAAGATGATGAAACCATCAGGGCTGCCTGGGATGCCCATTATAATCAGCCATCTGCTGATGCTGTCGAAGGGCAGTGTTTGGTCACGGGGAAAATAGCTCCCATTGCCCGCATCCATCCCAATATCAAAGGCGTCCGCGGCGCTCAGTCCTCAGGAGCTTCCTTAGTATCTTTCAACGCAGATGCTTTTGAATCATACGGTCATTCAGGGGGGCAGTGCTATAATGCCCCTGTCAGCGAACATGCCGCTTTTGCCTATACGACGGCATTGAATCAGCTTATTGCCGATGAAAAGCACTGTAAGGTCATTGGCAATACGACCGTTGTCTATTGGGCAGCCGATGGGGAAGAAGCCTATCAGGATTTGCTTCATAGCGCCGTTTTTGAAGATGATGACACTATTGATGATGAGACACTTGATGCCTTGTTTTCTCACATCCAAAAAGGAATGCCCTTTGATTTTCAAGGAGTTCCCATCCATCCCGATACGCCTTTTTATATCTTAGGATTATCGCCAAATGCAGCCAGACTCTCAGTCCGTTTTTTCTTACAGGATACGTTCGGTCATTTTATCGACCACGTGCGCAAACATTATGAAAGACTGGAAATCGTTATGCCTCAGCAGTATCGGGCTTACTTGCCATTAGGGAGATTGTTGGGGGTAACAGTGAATCCTAAACGTAAGGACACGAAAGGAAAACCTGATAAAAAGTATGAGAAAGCATCCCCACTTCTGGCAGGTGCTGTGATGCGTAGCATCCTTTCTGATACGCCTTACCCGCAGGCTTTATACAATAGCGTCATGTTGAGAGTCAAAGCAGACCAGGATGATAAAGATAATTATATCTATAAAATTAGTGCCGAAAAAGCCGCCATCATCAAGGCTTGTTTATTGAAGAATTTTCCGAAAGGAGAGGAAGTAACTGTGGCATTGAATGAAGAAAGTACGAATACGGCCTATGTATTAGGCCGACTGTTCTCTGTATTGGAACAAATTCAGGAAAAAGCCCATGAAAAAGATAATGGACGCGGTAAGGTTCCCGACTCAGAAAAGAATCGGAAAGGAATAAATAGCACGATTAAGGATCGATTTTTTAATAGTGCGGCTGCGACCCCGGGATGGGTATTTCCAATTTTGTTGAAAATGGCCAACCACCATTTACGCAAATTGAATGACAGAAAGGGATTGAAAATTGAACTGGAAAAAATGGTCACAGAATTGGAAGGGAAAATCGAGATGAATGGCCAGCCTATTCCGGCGCGGATGAATTTGAACGATCAAGGCTTATTTATTTTAGGCTATTACCATCAGACCCAGAAACGGTATATGAAAAAGGAGGAAAAATAA
- the cas7c gene encoding type I-C CRISPR-associated protein Cas7/Csd2 has translation MSEPIKNRYEFTILFDVENGNPNGDPDAGNMPRVDPETGYGLVTDVCLKRKIRNCIETICEDQPGYRIYVKEGVPLQRSDKEALTYVGIDEKTDIKKMKKDDPELDRKICDFMCQNFFDIRTFGAVMTTFVKSALNCGQVRGPVQLGFARSIDPIVPQEVTITRVAITTEKDAENKNTEIGRKYIIPYALYRVDGYVSANLARKVTGFSEDDLQYLWKAIINMFEYDHSAARGNMAVRELIVFKHDSELGNAPAYKLFDTVHVQKKEGVVAPRNYTDYDVTVDESKIPEHVTCTRMI, from the coding sequence ATGTCCGAACCCATTAAAAATCGCTATGAATTTACCATCCTGTTTGACGTAGAAAATGGCAATCCCAATGGAGATCCCGATGCCGGCAATATGCCGCGCGTAGACCCGGAAACCGGATACGGCCTGGTTACCGATGTCTGCTTGAAGCGTAAGATACGCAATTGCATTGAAACGATTTGCGAAGACCAGCCTGGCTATCGCATTTACGTCAAAGAAGGCGTTCCTTTGCAGCGCAGTGACAAAGAAGCGTTAACCTACGTGGGCATTGATGAAAAGACGGATATAAAAAAGATGAAAAAAGATGATCCGGAACTGGACCGTAAAATCTGTGACTTTATGTGCCAGAATTTCTTTGACATCCGTACCTTTGGCGCCGTCATGACGACCTTTGTCAAGAGTGCACTCAATTGCGGCCAAGTCCGCGGTCCCGTTCAGTTAGGCTTTGCCCGCAGCATTGATCCTATCGTACCACAGGAAGTCACCATTACCCGTGTCGCCATCACGACGGAAAAAGATGCGGAAAACAAGAACACCGAAATCGGCAGAAAATATATCATTCCCTATGCGTTATACCGCGTAGACGGCTATGTATCAGCCAACCTGGCACGGAAAGTGACCGGTTTCAGTGAAGACGATTTACAGTATTTATGGAAAGCCATCATTAATATGTTCGAATACGACCATTCCGCTGCCAGAGGGAATATGGCTGTGCGCGAACTCATCGTATTCAAACACGATAGTGAATTGGGAAATGCTCCAGCATATAAACTTTTTGATACTGTTCACGTCCAGAAAAAAGAAGGCGTCGTCGCGCCCAGAAACTATACGGACTATGACGTAACCGTAGATGAAAGCAAAATCCCGGAACACGTTACGTGTACCCGGATGATTTAA